A DNA window from Arachis duranensis cultivar V14167 chromosome 3, aradu.V14167.gnm2.J7QH, whole genome shotgun sequence contains the following coding sequences:
- the LOC107477619 gene encoding monooxygenase 1-like: MENSAEDAEIVIIGGGICGLATALALHRKGIRSLVLERSDKLRATGAAIIMQANGWHALDQLGVASSLRHTAIPIQRGKTILLSEAEEEKETPLGTSKEFRCLKRADLIKAMANNLPVGTIRTSCQVLSIKLDPVTHFQHLMLSNGTILQAKAVIGCDGVNSIVASMIGLRPVRFLLLSTCVARGFTYYPDGHQFGAEFVMIIKDQVRLGRVPVSYNLVYWFVTRPWTNQDSTISKNPVLMRQSLMDSLKDFPAHTTEMIRNCDMNMLHLTDLKYRPPWDLLLDNFRRGTVTVAGDAMHGTGPFIAQGGAASIEDAIVLARCLAKKMHNNDANKRVQVEDNTLIEEAFDEYVKERRMRIFWLSLNSFLIGKKLDAQSLMVKVTILALIVVLFRDPDWHIHYQCGTL; encoded by the exons ATGGAGAATAGTGCAGAAGATGCTGAGATTGTGATAATAGGAGGTGGTATATGCGGGCTTGCAACAGCACTTGCCCTTCATAG GAAGGGAATCAGGAGTTTGGTGTTAGAGAGATCAGACAAGTTGCGAGCTACAGGAGCAGCTATAATTATGCAGGCAAATGGCTGGCATGCACTTGATCAGCTTGGCGTTGCTTCATCTCTTAGACACACTGCCATTCCAATACAACG GGGGAAAACGATATTGCTTAGCGAGGcagaagaggaaaaggaaacACCTTTGGG GACTAGTAAAGAATTTCGGTGTTTAAAGCGTGCTGATCTAATCAAAGCCATGGCCAATAACTTGCCGGTAGGAACTATACGCACGAGCTGTCAAGTGCTTTCCATTAAATTAGATCCTGTCACACATTTTCAACACCTTATGCTTAGCAATGGTACAATCCTTCAAGCCAAG GCTGTTATTGGATGCGACGGGGTGAATTCTATAGTTGCAAGCATGATTGGTTTGCGGCCAGTGAGGTTCTTGCTCCTCTCAACTTGCGTTGCACGAGGCTTCACATATTATCCTGATGGTCATCAATTTGGTGCTGAGTTTGTTATGATAATCAAAGATCAAGTTCGACTTGGAAGGGTTCCAGTGTCTTATAACCTCGTTTACTGGTTCGTCACAAGGCCCTGGACTAATCAAG ATTCAACCATTTCAAAAAACCCAGTTCTTATGAGACAATCTTTAATGGATTCACTGAAGGATTTCCCGGCACACACAACGGAGATGATAAGAAATTGTGATATGAACATGTTGCATCTCACGGACTTGAAGTACCGTCCCCCATGGGACTTACTTCTTGACAACTTCAGGAGAGGGACAGTGACGGTGGCCGGCGACGCCATGCACGGCACAGGGCCATTCATTGCACAGGGTGGCGCAGCATCCATAGAAGATGCAATTGTTCTAGCTAGATGCCTGGCAAAAAAGATGCACAATAATGATGCTAATAAGAGAGTGCAAGTAGAAGATAATACTCTCATAGAGGAAGCATTTGATGAATATGTGAAAGAAAGGAGGATGAGAATTTTTTGGCTCTCTTTAAATTCTTTCCTTATTGGGAAGAAGCTTGATGCGCAATCCCTCATGGTGAAAGTGACTATCCTTGCCCTCATTGTTGTTCTATTTAGAGATCCCGATTGGCATATCCACTATCAGTGTGGAACTCTATGA
- the LOC107477630 gene encoding protein BEARSKIN2-like, translating to MGSSNNGGVPPGFRFHPTDEELLHYYLKKKVSFQKFDMDVIREVDLNKMEPWDLQERCRIGSTPQNEWYFFSHKDRKYPTGSRTNRATNAGFWKATGRDKCIRNTYKKIGMRKTLVFYKGRAPHGQKTDWIMHEYRLEDSNDPQANANEDGWVVCRVFKKKNLFKIGNEGGGGSTHTSSDQQLNNSTATNARSFMQRENHYLLHHHQQQQNPRNGNPSSSSSGFDELDKPELGLHHYPHMQNPHYSLFHHSQPLLHPQAHKPIVYDYSYTPALPSDPPVTAKQLMTNPRDCDSGGSESLRYQQVSEPGMEVGSCEQAQEMGAAAAARGGGEGMNEWGVLDRLVTGNLGNEDSANKGIRFEDANPHQINQLSLRGEMDFWGYGKQ from the exons ATGGGTTCTTCTAATAACGGTGGTGTGCCACCGGGGTTTCGATTTCATCCAACTGATGAGGAATTGCTTCATTACTACTTGAAGAAGAAGGTGTCGTTTCAGAAGTTTGACATGGATGTTATTAGAGAGGTCGACCTCAACAAGATGGAGCCTTGGGACTTGCAAG AAAGATGCAGAATAGGGTCAACACCACAAAACGAGTGGTATTTCTTCAGCCACAAGGATAGAAAGTACCCAACAGGGTCAAGGACAAACCGAGCAACGAACGCAGGGTTCTGGAAAGCCACGGGAAGAGACAAGTGCATAAGGAACACCTACAAGAAGATTGGGATGAGAAAGACACTAGTGTTCTACAAAGGTAGAGCCCCTCATGGCCAGAAGACTGATTGGATCATGCACGAGTACCGTCTTGAAGATTCCAATGATCCTCAAGCAAATGCCAAC GAAGATGGGTGGGTGGTGTGCAGggtgttcaagaagaagaacctaTTCAAGATTGGAAATGAAGGAGGTGGTGGCTCCACACACACCTCATCGGACCAGCAACTCAACAACTCAACGGCCACCAATGCTCGTTCCTTCATGCAAAGGGAAAACCACTACCTACTGCATCACCACCAACAACAGCAAAACCCTAGGAATGGGAACCCATCGTCTTCATCCTCAGGCTTTGATGAGCTCGATAAACCCGAACTCGGTCTCCATCACTATCCTCACATGCAAAACCCACACTATTCACTCTTCCATCACTCCCAACCACTTCTTCATCCCCAGGCCCACAAGCCCATCGTCTATGACTACTCTTATACACCCGCGCTTCCCTCAGACCCTCCTGTCACCGCTAAGCAGCTCATGACTAACCCTAGAGACTGCGATAGCGGTGGCAGCGAGAGTCTGAGGTACCAGCAGGTTTCCGAGCCTGGTATGGAGGTTGGATCATGTGAACAAGCCCAGGAAATGGGCGCCGCCGCGGCCgcaagaggaggaggagaaggaatgAATGAATGGGGTGTGCTTGATAGGCTTGTAACCGGGAACCTTGGAAATGAAGATTCAGCCAACAAAGGGATTAGGTTTGAAGATGCAAATCCACACCAGATTAACCAGCTTTCTTTGAGGGGAGAGATGGATTTCTGGGGCTATGGAAAACAATAA